The Prevotella melaninogenica genome window below encodes:
- a CDS encoding bifunctional metallophosphatase/5'-nucleotidase, with amino-acid sequence MKLSTIVLSIMLGLSSSTMAQQKDVTIKLIETTDVHGSFFPYDFITRKPKSGSMARVYTLVEELRKKDGKDNVYLLDNGDILQGQPISYYYNYVAPEKTNIPASVLNYMGYDVATVGNHDIETGHKVYDKWFKELKFPILGANIIDTKTNKPYILPYYTIKKKNGIKVCVIGMLTPAIPNWLKESIWSGLRFEEMVSCAKRTMAEVKTKEKPDVIVGLFHSGWDGGIKTPEYDEDASKKVAKEVPGFDIVFFGHDHTPHSSIEKNIVGKDVICLDPANNAQRVAIATLTLRPKTVKGKRQYTVTKATGELVDVKELKADDAFIQHFQLEIDAVKAWSDQVIGRFENTIYTKDSYFGNSAFNDLILNLELEITKADIAFNAPLLFNASIKAGPITVADMFNLYKYENNLCTMRLTGKEIRKHLEMSYDLWCNTMKSPEDHLLLLSNTQNDAQRLGFKNFSFNFDSAAGIDYEVDVTKPDGQKVRILRMSNGEPFDENKWYTVAVNSYRANGGGELLTKGAGIPRDSLKSRIIWESPKDQRHYLMEEIKKAGVMNPQPNHNWKFIPETWTVPAAARDRKLLFGE; translated from the coding sequence ATGAAACTTTCAACAATAGTACTTTCCATCATGTTAGGACTCAGTTCTTCAACTATGGCACAACAGAAGGATGTTACCATCAAACTTATCGAAACAACTGACGTGCATGGTTCTTTCTTTCCATACGATTTCATCACTCGAAAGCCTAAAAGCGGTTCTATGGCAAGAGTCTATACATTAGTAGAAGAACTGCGTAAGAAGGATGGAAAAGACAATGTCTATTTATTGGATAATGGCGATATCCTACAAGGTCAGCCTATCTCCTACTATTATAATTACGTTGCACCAGAGAAGACTAACATCCCAGCAAGCGTACTTAACTATATGGGATATGACGTAGCAACGGTTGGAAACCACGATATTGAAACAGGACATAAGGTTTATGACAAATGGTTTAAGGAGCTGAAGTTCCCTATCCTTGGTGCAAATATTATTGACACAAAGACTAATAAGCCTTATATCTTACCTTATTATACTATCAAGAAAAAGAATGGTATTAAGGTTTGTGTCATTGGTATGCTCACTCCTGCTATACCCAACTGGTTAAAAGAGAGCATTTGGAGTGGTCTACGCTTTGAAGAAATGGTCTCTTGTGCCAAGCGAACAATGGCTGAGGTGAAGACGAAAGAGAAGCCAGATGTTATTGTTGGTTTATTCCATTCTGGCTGGGATGGTGGTATCAAGACACCTGAATACGATGAAGATGCTTCAAAGAAAGTAGCAAAGGAAGTGCCTGGTTTTGATATTGTTTTCTTCGGTCATGACCATACTCCACATAGTTCTATTGAAAAGAATATTGTTGGTAAAGACGTAATCTGCCTTGACCCTGCTAACAATGCACAACGTGTAGCGATAGCAACATTAACCCTTAGACCTAAGACTGTCAAAGGTAAGCGTCAATACACCGTAACAAAAGCTACAGGTGAATTAGTTGATGTAAAGGAACTCAAAGCTGACGATGCTTTCATTCAACACTTCCAACTAGAGATTGATGCTGTAAAGGCATGGAGCGATCAGGTAATTGGAAGATTTGAAAATACTATCTATACAAAAGATAGTTACTTCGGCAACTCTGCTTTCAACGACCTTATCCTCAACTTGGAGTTGGAGATTACTAAGGCAGATATTGCTTTCAATGCACCTTTATTATTCAACGCATCTATCAAGGCTGGTCCTATCACTGTTGCTGATATGTTCAATCTTTATAAGTATGAGAATAACCTCTGTACCATGCGTTTGACAGGTAAAGAGATTCGTAAGCATCTTGAAATGAGTTATGACCTATGGTGTAACACAATGAAAAGCCCTGAAGATCATCTACTTTTGCTCTCTAACACACAGAATGATGCACAACGTCTTGGCTTCAAAAACTTCTCGTTCAACTTTGATTCAGCAGCTGGCATTGATTATGAAGTAGACGTTACGAAACCTGACGGACAAAAAGTGCGTATCCTTCGCATGAGTAATGGAGAACCATTTGATGAGAATAAGTGGTATACAGTAGCAGTTAATAGCTATCGTGCTAATGGTGGTGGTGAGTTATTAACCAAGGGTGCTGGTATTCCACGTGACTCTTTGAAGAGTCGAATCATTTGGGAAAGTCC
- a CDS encoding DEAD/DEAH box helicase, translating into MYFEDLDLNDNVLDALYDMRFDECTPVQEKCIPEILKGHDVLGVAQTGTGKTAAYLLPVLSKLADGGYPESAINCVIMSPTRELAQQIDQGMQGFAYYLNGVSCVAVYGGNDGNRYDQELKSLALGADVVIATPGRFISHISLGNVDLSKVSFFILDEADRMLDMGFSDDIMTIAKKLPATCQTIMFSATMPAKIEELAKTLLKNPVEIKLAVSKPAEKIQQTAYVCYETQKMGIIKDIFKAGDLKRVIIFSGSKQKVKQIAGSLNRMHINCGEMHSDLDQEQRNDVMFKFKSGQIDVLVATDIVSRGIDIDDIAMVINYDVPHDAEDYVHRIGRTARADRDGKAITFVNEDDIYFFQQIESFLEKEVEKAQLPAELGEGPEYKSNGKPKKAGNSAKSRRRKDRDHQSHKDKKQGNNKQRNRRPAPQTQNNTDENNANQQERKAGNKQNHRPQKQQDNNPAATEGKPVNKKNNRQNKGKQQECQPKVDNEKRNDRKPANNKGNAENTTNQQNKKPNNKRKKRNNRQRTPEDKSVRRSTKYDIREELPSTSNNESGLKALIKKPLKWLRGLGKK; encoded by the coding sequence ATGTATTTTGAAGATTTAGATTTAAACGATAACGTACTTGACGCACTATATGACATGCGTTTTGATGAATGTACTCCAGTTCAGGAGAAGTGCATTCCCGAAATATTAAAAGGACACGACGTATTGGGTGTTGCCCAGACTGGAACAGGTAAAACAGCGGCTTACCTACTCCCAGTTCTCTCTAAACTGGCTGATGGTGGCTACCCTGAGTCAGCAATTAATTGTGTCATCATGTCGCCTACTCGCGAGTTAGCACAGCAGATTGACCAAGGTATGCAGGGCTTTGCCTACTATCTTAATGGTGTATCTTGTGTTGCTGTCTATGGCGGTAATGATGGTAATAGATACGACCAAGAGTTGAAGAGTCTCGCATTGGGAGCAGATGTTGTAATTGCTACCCCAGGGCGCTTCATCTCTCATATTTCTCTCGGTAACGTAGACTTATCTAAGGTGAGTTTCTTTATCCTTGACGAAGCTGACCGTATGCTCGATATGGGATTTTCTGATGACATTATGACAATTGCAAAGAAATTGCCTGCAACATGTCAGACAATTATGTTCTCAGCTACGATGCCTGCAAAGATTGAAGAACTTGCTAAGACATTGCTAAAGAATCCTGTTGAGATTAAACTCGCTGTAAGTAAACCTGCTGAGAAGATTCAGCAGACAGCATACGTATGCTATGAAACGCAGAAAATGGGTATCATTAAGGATATCTTCAAGGCTGGAGATCTCAAGCGTGTCATTATCTTCTCAGGTTCAAAACAGAAGGTAAAGCAGATTGCAGGATCGCTTAATCGCATGCACATCAACTGTGGTGAGATGCATTCCGACCTTGATCAGGAACAGCGTAATGACGTTATGTTCAAGTTCAAGAGTGGTCAGATTGATGTGTTGGTTGCAACCGACATCGTTTCACGTGGTATTGATATCGATGACATTGCAATGGTCATCAACTATGATGTACCTCATGACGCAGAGGATTATGTTCACCGTATTGGTCGTACAGCACGTGCTGACCGTGACGGAAAGGCGATTACCTTCGTAAATGAAGATGATATCTATTTCTTCCAACAGATTGAATCGTTCTTAGAGAAGGAGGTTGAGAAGGCGCAACTACCAGCAGAACTTGGCGAAGGTCCTGAATATAAGAGCAACGGAAAGCCTAAGAAGGCTGGAAATAGTGCAAAGAGCCGTCGTCGTAAGGACCGTGATCATCAGAGCCACAAGGACAAGAAACAAGGAAACAACAAGCAGCGCAACAGACGTCCTGCACCGCAGACACAGAACAACACTGACGAGAACAACGCGAACCAACAGGAGCGTAAGGCTGGAAACAAACAGAACCATAGACCTCAAAAGCAGCAAGATAACAATCCTGCAGCAACTGAGGGTAAACCAGTAAACAAGAAGAATAACCGTCAGAATAAGGGTAAGCAGCAGGAATGTCAGCCAAAAGTAGACAACGAGAAGCGCAATGACAGGAAACCTGCTAATAATAAAGGTAATGCTGAAAACACTACCAATCAGCAGAACAAGAAGCCTAACAATAAGCGTAAGAAGCGTAACAACCGCCAGCGTACACCAGAAGACAAGTCTGTAAGAAGAAGTACAAAATATGATATTCGTGAGGAGTTGCCATCAACATCCAACAACGAATCAGGCTTAAAGGCACTTATTAAAAAGCCTCTGAAGTGGCTTCGTGGACTTGGTAAGAAGTAA
- the lon gene encoding endopeptidase La: MKQNSSIQMITDYEGDMPNLDVQVDGEIPIFVTRNLVMFPGILSPILVGRKPTLALVEHLEENPNTIIAIVSQKDSNINDPQVDDVYMTGIYARFVRAFDMPGNYEGNNRTVILQGLGKCKIKDITTTEPYMKGYTVAIPEEAEPKRDKEFSTAVEDMKMVTKEYIHGSDDIPDDTQFALDNINNPVVAVNYVCSTMPFPVTDKIQMLEENSIKDRLFALMKVLNREIQFQHLRQDIRSKTREDLDEQQREYFLHQQIKNIKEELGDGDSAPDKKELLEKAKNKKWSEDIAKIFQKELDKLDTLNPQSPDYSVQVNYLQTMVNLPWNEYTKDDLDLKRAKRILDKDHYGMEKVKERILEYIAVLQLRGNLKSPILCLYGPPGVGKTSLGKSIAEAMKRKYVRVSLGGLHDESEIRGHRKTYIGAMPGRIIKNIQKAGSSNPVFILDEIDKVTQNTVNGDPSSALLEVLDPEQNNAFHDNYLDMDYDLSKVLFIATANDLNTIPRPLLDRMELIEVSGYITEEKVEIAKRHLVPKELENTGLDQLEEKPKFAKATLEKIIESYTRESGVRQLEKQINKAMRKLAFKQAMDKQLPYTKITPDKLEDLLGKPPFTRDIYQGNKYAGVVTGLAWTSVGGEILFIETSLSKGKAGKLTLTGNLGDVMKESAVIALEYVKAHISALNVDYRIFEQWNIHIHVPEGATPKDGPSAGITIATSIASALTQCKVRKNTAMTGEITLRGKVLPVGGIKEKILAAKRAGITDIVMCSENKKDVEEIPEVYRKGLQFHFVENIQQVWDFALTDEKVEHPVDFTIVEEKKEETK, translated from the coding sequence ATGAAACAAAATAGCTCTATACAAATGATTACTGATTACGAAGGAGACATGCCAAACTTGGACGTACAAGTTGATGGCGAAATCCCTATTTTCGTAACCCGTAACCTCGTTATGTTCCCAGGTATTCTCTCCCCTATCCTCGTTGGCAGAAAACCAACTCTGGCTCTTGTCGAACACTTGGAAGAGAACCCTAACACGATTATAGCAATTGTAAGTCAGAAAGATAGCAATATTAATGACCCTCAAGTAGACGATGTCTATATGACAGGTATCTACGCACGATTCGTTCGTGCCTTTGATATGCCTGGCAATTACGAGGGGAACAACCGCACGGTCATCTTACAGGGACTTGGTAAGTGTAAGATTAAGGACATCACAACTACTGAACCCTACATGAAAGGATATACTGTTGCTATACCAGAAGAAGCTGAGCCAAAGAGAGACAAGGAATTCTCTACGGCTGTTGAGGACATGAAGATGGTCACTAAGGAGTATATTCATGGTAGCGATGACATCCCAGATGACACACAGTTTGCACTCGACAATATCAATAATCCTGTTGTCGCAGTGAATTATGTGTGTTCAACTATGCCATTCCCAGTAACAGACAAGATTCAAATGTTAGAAGAAAATTCTATCAAAGATCGTCTGTTTGCGTTGATGAAGGTGTTGAATCGTGAAATTCAGTTCCAGCATCTCCGTCAGGATATACGCTCAAAAACACGTGAGGACCTTGACGAACAGCAGCGCGAATACTTCCTACATCAGCAGATTAAGAACATTAAGGAAGAATTGGGTGATGGCGATTCTGCACCTGACAAGAAAGAATTGCTTGAAAAGGCTAAGAATAAAAAGTGGTCAGAAGATATTGCCAAGATATTCCAAAAGGAATTAGACAAACTTGACACCTTAAACCCACAGAGCCCTGATTATAGTGTGCAGGTGAATTATCTGCAGACAATGGTCAACCTACCATGGAATGAATATACTAAGGACGATCTTGACTTGAAGCGTGCAAAGCGTATTCTTGACAAGGATCACTATGGTATGGAGAAGGTCAAGGAACGTATCCTTGAATACATTGCAGTCCTTCAGTTGCGTGGCAATTTGAAGTCGCCAATCCTCTGCCTTTATGGTCCTCCAGGTGTTGGTAAGACCAGTTTGGGTAAGAGTATTGCGGAAGCTATGAAGCGTAAGTATGTGCGTGTATCTCTCGGTGGTCTACACGACGAATCTGAAATCAGAGGACATCGTAAGACTTACATTGGTGCTATGCCTGGACGTATCATCAAGAATATCCAAAAGGCAGGCTCATCAAATCCTGTTTTCATTCTTGACGAGATTGACAAAGTTACTCAGAACACTGTTAATGGCGACCCATCATCAGCCTTGTTGGAGGTTCTCGACCCTGAGCAGAACAACGCTTTCCATGATAATTATCTGGATATGGACTATGACTTGTCAAAGGTATTGTTCATAGCTACGGCAAACGACCTCAATACTATTCCACGTCCACTACTCGACCGTATGGAACTTATTGAGGTTTCAGGTTATATTACGGAAGAAAAGGTTGAGATAGCAAAACGCCACCTCGTACCAAAAGAACTCGAAAATACAGGTTTAGACCAGTTAGAAGAGAAACCAAAGTTTGCCAAGGCAACGTTAGAAAAGATTATTGAAAGCTATACACGCGAAAGTGGTGTGCGTCAACTTGAGAAGCAAATCAACAAGGCTATGCGCAAGTTGGCTTTCAAGCAGGCAATGGATAAGCAACTTCCTTATACGAAGATTACTCCAGATAAGTTAGAGGACTTATTAGGTAAGCCACCTTTCACACGTGATATCTACCAGGGCAACAAATATGCTGGTGTGGTAACAGGTCTTGCATGGACCAGTGTTGGCGGTGAGATTCTCTTTATTGAAACCTCACTTTCTAAGGGTAAAGCGGGTAAGTTAACCCTGACCGGTAACCTTGGCGATGTCATGAAAGAGTCTGCTGTCATTGCATTGGAGTATGTCAAGGCACATATCAGCGCATTGAACGTAGATTATCGCATCTTTGAACAGTGGAACATCCATATCCACGTACCAGAAGGAGCAACTCCAAAGGATGGTCCTTCAGCTGGTATAACGATTGCAACAAGTATTGCTTCAGCACTCACACAGTGTAAAGTACGTAAGAACACAGCTATGACGGGCGAGATAACCCTACGTGGTAAGGTTCTTCCTGTGGGTGGTATCAAGGAGAAGATACTTGCTGCTAAACGTGCAGGAATTACAGATATCGTGATGTGTTCAGAGAATAAGAAGGATGTTGAGGAGATTCCTGAGGTTTATCGTAAGGGACTTCAATTCCACTTCGTTGAGAACATTCAGCAGGTATGGGACTTTGCTTTGACCGATGAAAAGGTAGAACACCCTGTAGACTTTACGATTGTTGAAGAAAAGAAGGAGGAAACAAAATAA
- a CDS encoding NADP-specific glutamate dehydrogenase, giving the protein MKATEVVERLKHRFPNEPEYIQAVSQVLDTIEDEYNKHPGFEQANLIERLCVPDRIIKFRVNWVDDRGNVQTNMGFRVQHNNTIGPYKGGLRFHASVNESILKFLAFEQTFKNSLTTLPMGGAKGGSDFSPRGKSNAEVMRFCQAFMRELWNYIGPDCDVPAGDIGVGGREVGYMFGQYKKLTNQFVGILTGKGQEFGGSLIRPEATGYGNVYFLQNMLKTRNIDLKGKTVLVSGSGNVAQYTIKKLLELGAKPLTCSDSDGYIYDPDGIDEEKLAYIMELKNIERGRIREYAEKYNVKYVPGGRPWSEKADIATPCATQNEINGEAAAELVKNGVIAVTEGANMPSTPEAVKIFQDAKVLYCPGKASNAGGVAVSGLEMSQNSGRLKWSREEVDQKLHQIMDDIHANCVKYGTESDGYINYVKGANIAGFIKVAKAMMAQGVI; this is encoded by the coding sequence ATGAAAGCAACAGAAGTCGTAGAGAGATTAAAACATCGTTTTCCAAATGAGCCAGAATATATTCAGGCTGTTTCACAGGTATTAGATACGATCGAAGATGAATATAATAAACATCCTGGTTTTGAACAAGCCAATCTTATCGAGCGACTCTGTGTGCCAGATAGAATCATTAAGTTTCGTGTAAACTGGGTTGATGACAGGGGAAATGTACAAACCAATATGGGCTTCCGTGTACAACATAACAACACGATTGGTCCTTACAAAGGGGGACTTCGCTTCCACGCATCAGTTAATGAGTCTATCTTGAAGTTCCTTGCCTTTGAACAGACATTTAAAAACTCACTGACAACACTCCCTATGGGTGGCGCTAAGGGTGGTTCAGACTTTTCTCCTCGAGGCAAGTCAAATGCAGAGGTAATGCGTTTTTGTCAAGCTTTCATGAGAGAATTGTGGAATTACATTGGTCCAGACTGTGACGTTCCTGCTGGTGACATCGGTGTTGGTGGACGCGAAGTTGGCTATATGTTTGGACAATATAAGAAACTGACGAATCAGTTTGTTGGTATCCTTACGGGTAAAGGTCAGGAGTTCGGTGGTTCACTTATCCGTCCTGAAGCAACAGGATACGGTAATGTATACTTCCTACAGAACATGCTTAAGACTCGCAACATTGACCTCAAAGGTAAGACCGTCCTCGTCTCTGGTTCGGGTAATGTAGCACAATACACAATAAAAAAGTTGCTTGAATTAGGTGCTAAGCCGCTTACCTGTTCCGATTCAGATGGCTACATCTACGACCCAGATGGTATAGATGAGGAGAAATTGGCTTATATAATGGAACTCAAAAACATTGAGCGTGGACGTATTCGTGAGTATGCAGAAAAGTATAATGTCAAGTATGTTCCAGGAGGAAGACCTTGGTCTGAGAAGGCTGACATCGCAACTCCATGCGCAACACAGAATGAAATCAACGGAGAAGCAGCTGCTGAACTCGTAAAGAATGGTGTTATTGCTGTGACAGAAGGTGCAAACATGCCTTCTACACCAGAGGCAGTAAAGATTTTCCAAGACGCAAAGGTACTCTATTGCCCAGGTAAAGCAAGTAATGCTGGTGGTGTAGCAGTGTCAGGACTTGAGATGAGTCAGAACTCTGGACGTCTGAAGTGGAGCCGTGAAGAGGTTGACCAGAAACTCCATCAGATTATGGATGATATCCACGCAAACTGTGTAAAATACGGAACAGAGTCTGATGGATATATCAACTATGTAAAGGGTGCTAATATCGCAGGCTTCATTAAGGTTGCTAAGGCAATGATGGCGCAAGGCGTTATTTAG
- a CDS encoding tRNA1(Val) (adenine(37)-N6)-methyltransferase has protein sequence MGFTFKQFHIIDDHTAMKVGTDGVLLGAWAKGGTRILDIGTGTGLIALMMAQRFSIAQIDAIEIDKGALEDAHLNVSASPFNDRINILNSSLQDYIPCSETQEEGIYDAIVCNPPYFINSLKNPLQQRTTARHTDTLSHQELIYHSKRLLKANGTLSVIIPYNNKDILEAEAIFNGLSILKITNIKTKSSKPAKRCLIEFGKDTTTVYKIEEQVLNDDNGVRTMWYQNLTQAFYIK, from the coding sequence ATGGGATTTACTTTCAAGCAATTTCATATCATTGATGATCACACGGCCATGAAGGTCGGGACTGATGGCGTATTGCTCGGAGCTTGGGCAAAAGGTGGTACAAGAATCCTTGATATAGGAACAGGAACTGGACTTATTGCCCTTATGATGGCACAACGTTTCTCAATAGCACAGATTGATGCTATTGAGATTGACAAGGGAGCGCTTGAAGATGCACATCTTAATGTTTCAGCGTCTCCATTTAATGATAGAATAAATATTCTCAATAGTTCCCTACAAGATTACATCCCATGCAGTGAAACCCAAGAAGAAGGAATTTACGATGCAATTGTATGCAATCCACCTTATTTTATTAATTCATTAAAAAATCCTTTACAACAAAGAACAACTGCAAGACACACTGACACCCTCTCTCACCAAGAACTAATCTACCATTCTAAAAGGCTCCTTAAAGCAAACGGAACACTATCCGTTATCATCCCTTATAACAACAAAGATATACTTGAAGCAGAAGCTATATTTAACGGATTATCAATCCTAAAGATAACTAATATTAAAACAAAATCTTCAAAACCTGCTAAACGCTGCTTAATAGAGTTTGGAAAGGATACTACCACAGTATATAAGATAGAAGAACAAGTACTAAACGACGATAATGGAGTACGCACAATGTGGTATCAAAATCTTACACAAGCATTCTACATTAAGTAA
- the tgt gene encoding tRNA guanosine(34) transglycosylase Tgt, with amino-acid sequence MTFELQHTDNASDARTGIITTDHGQIKTPIFMPVGTVGSVKGVHFEELRKQVKAQIILGNTYHLYLRPGLDIIKAAGGLHGFNGWDRPILTDSGGFQVFSLTGIRKLSEEGCEFRSHIDGSKHIFTPENVMDTERIIGADIMMAFDECPPGQSDYQYAKKSLEMTQRWLDRCIKRFNETEPLYGHNQSLFPIVQGCTYKDLRCEAAKFVADKGADGNAIGGLAVGEPTEVMYEMIEVVNEILPKDKPRYLMGVGTPQNILEAIERGVDMFDCVMPTRNGRNAMLFTYNGTMNMKNKKWENDFSPIDSDGCDIDVITSKAYLHHLFKAGELLAMQIASIHNLAFYLRLVTDARTHIEQGDFVQWKASVIEQLGRRI; translated from the coding sequence ATGACATTTGAGCTTCAGCATACAGATAATGCCAGTGATGCCCGCACAGGTATCATCACAACCGACCACGGACAGATAAAGACTCCTATCTTTATGCCTGTTGGTACCGTCGGTTCTGTTAAGGGTGTACACTTTGAGGAGTTGCGAAAACAAGTTAAGGCACAGATTATCTTGGGTAATACCTATCACCTTTACCTGCGTCCGGGACTTGATATCATCAAGGCTGCAGGTGGTCTGCATGGTTTCAATGGTTGGGATCGTCCAATCCTGACAGACTCTGGTGGCTTCCAAGTTTTCTCATTGACAGGTATTCGCAAACTGTCAGAAGAGGGCTGTGAGTTCAGAAGTCACATCGATGGTTCTAAGCATATCTTCACACCAGAGAATGTGATGGATACCGAACGAATCATTGGTGCCGATATTATGATGGCTTTCGACGAGTGTCCTCCTGGACAGAGCGATTACCAATATGCCAAAAAGAGTTTGGAAATGACACAGCGTTGGCTTGACCGTTGTATCAAACGATTCAACGAGACGGAGCCACTCTATGGTCATAACCAGAGTCTCTTCCCTATCGTTCAAGGGTGTACATATAAAGACTTACGCTGTGAAGCAGCTAAGTTTGTGGCTGACAAGGGTGCAGATGGTAATGCTATCGGTGGCTTGGCAGTTGGTGAACCAACAGAGGTGATGTATGAGATGATTGAGGTAGTCAATGAGATTCTTCCAAAGGACAAGCCTCGTTACCTGATGGGAGTTGGTACACCACAGAACATTCTTGAAGCTATTGAGCGCGGTGTGGATATGTTCGATTGCGTTATGCCTACCCGTAACGGCCGTAATGCAATGCTCTTCACCTACAATGGTACGATGAACATGAAGAATAAGAAGTGGGAAAACGATTTCTCACCGATTGATTCTGATGGCTGTGATATTGATGTTATCACAAGTAAAGCCTATCTCCATCATCTCTTCAAAGCAGGAGAATTGCTCGCAATGCAGATTGCCAGCATCCACAACCTTGCGTTCTATCTCCGTCTCGTAACGGATGCACGTACACATATTGAGCAAGGTGACTTCGTACAGTGGAAAGCTTCTGTCATTGAACAGTTAGGAAGAAGAATTTAA
- a CDS encoding LptF/LptG family permease: MSKVKEIVDKVKKLINHFGQRVFARFPVLKKVGHLLQMLSPSRFIGILDWYIIKKFIGTYIYAILLIISIAIVFDFNENLSKFTQYHAPWRAIIFDYYANFVPYYSNLFSPLFVFIAVIFFTSKLAGNSEIISMMAAGVSIRRLMRPYMISCVLIAGLTFYLNSFVIPHGTVIRQNFESLYRNSKKNTSAENVQLFVAKNTTAYIQHYDDQYKRGYGFSLVKTKNKKIVSHMTAMEIQYDTVADTKYHWKVSNWKIRTLKGLKEHIQSGASKDTVLLMEPTDLVYSKGQQETFTSPELLNYISKQTSRGSGNVVQYEVEFHKRIAMSFSSFILTIIGLSLSSRKRKGGMGLYLGIGLALSFGYIMLQTVSATFAIQDDTPPILAAWIPNIIFAIIAYFCYRHAPS; the protein is encoded by the coding sequence ATGAGTAAGGTTAAAGAGATTGTTGATAAAGTTAAGAAACTGATTAACCATTTCGGGCAACGTGTTTTTGCACGCTTTCCTGTCTTGAAGAAGGTAGGACATCTACTTCAGATGCTCTCCCCTTCTCGTTTTATCGGTATTCTGGACTGGTATATCATTAAGAAATTCATAGGTACATACATCTATGCTATCTTATTGATTATCTCCATTGCTATTGTGTTCGACTTCAACGAGAACCTCTCTAAGTTCACGCAATATCATGCCCCATGGCGAGCAATTATCTTTGATTACTACGCCAACTTCGTCCCTTACTATTCTAATCTCTTCTCACCACTATTCGTATTCATTGCAGTTATCTTCTTTACTTCCAAACTGGCGGGTAATTCTGAGATTATATCAATGATGGCAGCAGGCGTGTCTATTAGACGACTGATGCGCCCTTACATGATATCATGTGTTCTCATCGCAGGCTTAACATTCTATCTTAACAGCTTTGTGATACCTCATGGGACTGTTATTCGCCAAAACTTTGAGTCTCTCTATCGTAATTCTAAAAAGAACACATCGGCAGAGAACGTACAACTGTTTGTTGCAAAGAATACTACCGCTTATATTCAGCATTACGACGACCAGTATAAACGGGGCTATGGATTCTCACTTGTAAAGACTAAAAACAAGAAGATCGTCAGCCACATGACTGCAATGGAGATTCAGTATGATACCGTTGCTGACACAAAGTATCATTGGAAGGTAAGTAATTGGAAGATACGTACACTCAAAGGATTAAAGGAGCATATCCAAAGTGGAGCCTCAAAGGACACCGTTCTACTCATGGAACCGACCGACCTTGTCTATTCTAAAGGTCAACAAGAAACCTTTACCTCTCCAGAACTACTAAACTATATCTCCAAGCAGACCAGCCGTGGCTCTGGTAATGTGGTACAGTATGAAGTTGAGTTCCACAAACGAATAGCGATGTCGTTCTCGTCTTTCATCCTCACCATCATTGGTCTCTCCCTCTCTTCACGTAAGAGGAAAGGTGGAATGGGACTCTATCTTGGAATCGGTTTGGCATTGAGTTTCGGCTATATCATGCTCCAGACCGTTTCAGCAACCTTTGCTATTCAGGATGACACACCGCCTATATTGGCAGCGTGGATACCAAACATTATCTTTGCTATCATCGCCTACTTCTGCTATAGACATGCACCAAGTTAA